Proteins from a genomic interval of Lolium perenne isolate Kyuss_39 chromosome 1, Kyuss_2.0, whole genome shotgun sequence:
- the LOC127311495 gene encoding metallothionein-like protein 1: MPIPNTLVRLQIAVQKSSLSIVLTIPKQSKSKPFIQSSELTAKVRMSCNCGSSCGCGSNCNCGKMYPDLEEKRGATMQATVVVLGAGRAKAQFEEAAESVEAGHGCSCGANCKCNPCNC; encoded by the exons ATGCCCATTCCGAACACACTTGTTCGCCTACAAatagcggtgcagaagtcgagccTAAGCATTGTGCTCACCATCCCAAAGCAAAGCAAGTCTAAACCTTTCATCCAGAGCAGTGAGCTTACAGCAAAGGTAAGGATGTCTTGCAACTGTGGATCAAGCTGCGGCTGCGGCTCAAACTGCAACTGCGG CAAGATGTACCCTGACTTGGAAGAGAAGAGGGGCGCCACCATGCAGGCCACCGTCGTCGTCCTCGGCGCTGGGCGTGCCAAGGCGCAGTTTGAGGAGGCCGCCGAGTCCGTCGAGGCTGGCCATGGTTGCAGCTGCGGTGCCAACTGCAAGTGCAACCCTTGCAACTGCTAA